CCACCGTCCACGCGAACGTCGCCGGCGTCTGATCCTTATTGCCGGCCTTATCGACAGCCGACACGGAAAACTTTTGGGATCCATCCTTCGACAAGCTCAGGACGAGCGGGGAAGCGCATGCCGCCGCGGCTTCCGCGTTGAGTTGGCACATGAAAGATGAATCGGGTTCGGTACTCGCGAACGTGAACGTGGCGGAGGTCTGGTTCGTCAGGAGGGCGGGCAAGCCCGCCCCTACCAGCGTCGTATCCGGCGGAATCGAGTCCTTGAGGGCCAGCTTGAACTTGACTTCGAGGGGGGTTGGGTCGGAATTGCCCAGCACATCGGAGGCCTTCACAAGAAGGGTGTGGTCTCCGTCTTCGGATGGCGGCATGTAGGCCGCCGGACACGAGGCGTAGTCGCCTCCATCAAGGGCGCAACGATAGGTGCAGGCAACCTTGGAGCAGTCGAACACGAAAACGTCAGACGCACCGGTCACCGCGCAGAGCGTTCCGGCTCCGCCGGCGCAGGGCTTCGTCTTGAGGATCGTGTCCGGCGAGGTCAGATCCACTTCCTTCAGTTTGAGCTTGAAATCCTGGGGAGGCTTCACGCCCGCCACTTCAAAATCCTGCCTCACTTTCGTTTCGAGCTGAACGCTCAGGGTCTCGAATGCCGCCTTCACCTGCTCGGTGGTAGGCTTGCTATCCGAGTTGGCTGCACCGGCGATGGCTTGTTGAAGGATGGACTGGGCGGTAGCCGCTGATCCGCCGCTCGAAGGGGACGAAGCGGCGACGGCCGAGGCAATTTCCGTTAGAGTGGAAATACCGTCCCCGTCAAGATCCGGGAGTTCCACCTGGTTCACGTCCAGAGGGGTATCCTTGATTTCGAGTGTCAGGACAGGTCCCACTCCCGCCCCGGAAGGACCGGCCTCGGACTTCTGCACTTTCACTTCGATCGTCGTGGTGACCTTCACGTATTCGACTTCCTGGTGCCCGCGGGAACGGACGCGCGTGCTGATTTGATTCTGGCCATCCTGGGCGGATTTCTTGGGAAGATTGAACGAAATCTCAAACACAAAGGCCGTCTCGCCCTCACCCGCAGATTCGTCGCGTTTGGGCGCCCCTCGAACACCTCCGCGGACGCCGCCGCGGACACCGCCCTGCTCGGCGCCTCGGATTCCCCCGCGGACGCCACCCTGCTCCGCTCCGCGCACGCCCCCCCGAACGCCGCCGCGGATACCTTCCGCCACCATCTCGCCGTTCATGTACACGTCGGCCACCACTTCATCCCCCGCCTTCCCCTGAATGCCGTTCAGCATGGCGGCGATTTCGGGTGAGAGCGGGATATTCATGTCCATGGGGACGACATCTTTCTTGGCCTGTGGGAGTTCGAGGTTGCGAACGCAGGAACCGAGAGTGGTGAGGAGCAAGCCGTGAGCCGTAAGCAGCAGGGCAAGAATCGTGAACCGTGAGGAGCAGAGCGAGAGGCGAGAGGAGGGAGGCGAGAGGCGAGAGAAGAGGGAACAGCCCCGGAGCAGACGACGGGGTGAAGAAAAAAGCACGCGCGAGACTTGCCGCAAACTCAGCCCTGCAAACGACATGCGACGTTTCTAGCAACCACGCAACGTGATGTCAAGTTGTTTCTCAATTTTTTCCAGTAGAAATGTGATGTACGTCACAATCGTGATTATTCTCGTATTTGCAGGGATTTGGGCGGTCAACATTCGGTGGGCGGAGTCAGTACGAGCATTCGAAGTTGAAGTTGGACTTGAATATTTGTCCCCCACCAGGGAATCGATCCTGTGTCTTGGCCCAAGGGCTGGGTTTGCCGAAGGCGCCCGGCTGCGCTAAAAGTCGGCTGTGCCAGCCGTGAAAAGTTCCATCCCCAGCGTTGTCATCGTGGGAGCCGGGTTCGGAGGGCTCTGGGCCAGTGGTCGTCTGAAAAGTGCTGCACTGCAGGTGACGATTTTGGACCGCCAGAACTACCACACGTTCTTCCCCCTCCTCTACCAGGTGGCGGCAGCCGAAATTGAGCCGGAGGAAATCGCTTACCCCGTGCGCAGCATCCGCCAGAAAACTTCGCACGCCCGTTTTTTCGTGGCGGAGGTGCGCCGGATCGATCTTCAGGCGAGACGGATCCTGACCGACGGCCCCGAGCTTCCCTACGACTACCTGATTCTCGCGCCGGGGAGCGTGCCCCATTTTTTCGGAGTGCCGGGCGCGGCGGATTTCGCCTTCCCCCTGCGAACGATGGATGACGGCATCGAGCTGCGGAATCACATCCTGAGCTGCTTCGAGCGCGCCGTCCCGATTGGTGGCATCCAGCCAGTCGCGGGGCGGCTGGGCCATCCTAGCGCCGTTCGTGAACCGGATCCCGCCGAGAGCCGATCTCTGCTTACGTTTGCCATTGTGGGCGGAGGCCCCACGGGTGTCGAATTCGCAGGGGCCCTCGCGGAACTCATTCACGGACCGTTCCGCACAGATTACCCCTCCATCCAGGATGGTGATCCGCACGTCCTTCTCCTCGAGGCGGCGAACGGCCTCCTTCCGGGACAGCCGGCGAACTTGGCCCGATACGCAGCCGACCGGCTTCGCTCCCGGGGAGTGGCCGTGCGGCTCGGGGCCGTCGTCAGCAAAATTGACGAGAGGGGTGTGGGTCTCAAGGACGGTAGCTTTGTTCCGAGCCGAACGGTGGTGTGGACCGCCGGGGTATCGGGTCCACCCGCCTTGGAGCAATGGGGGCTTCCGATGGCGAAGGGCGGGCGGGTCGCCGTTCGGCCAACCCTCCAGGTCCCGGACCATCCGGAAGTGTACGTGGTGGGCGACTGCGCCCACGTGGAGCACGAAGGCCGTCCCCTTCCCGGAGTTGCACCGGTGGCTATGCAGGAAGGCGAGTGGGCTGCAGAGAATATCCGGAGGCAGATCGCCGGAGAGGATCCTGTCCCATTCATGTATAGGGATCTCGGCACGATGGCGGTGATCGGCCGCAACGCGGCTGTGGCTCGCATCGGAAAGCGTTCATTCACCGGCTTTACCGCCTGGGTCATGTGGCTCGTGGTCCACTTGATGAGGCTGATCGGATTTCGGAACCGTCTCGTTGTCTTGTCGAGCTGGGCATGGGATTATTTCTTCTTTGACCGAGTTGTTCGCTTGATCCTTCCGTCAACGCACCGAAGGGACTCCGCGCGAGCGTTCAAACCGGGATCACCCGGAGGGGCGCAAGAAACGTAGGGGGCCGTGCCACGATTTTGCATCGCGGGCCCGTCGTGGTACATTTGGACGCGGGAGGTCACCATGAGATTCCATGCAGCCGTGTCCCTGCTCGCTTTCGTCATCCTCACAGCCGCGTGCGCGAGCGATTCCACACCGCCGAAACAGAAGGAATTGAGCCTCGATGTGCCGGTCCTCTCTCAAACCGCAGTGGCCTTGGAAGGCATGGGCGAGCTGGAGGCCACACTCGCCGTAGATGGACAGAACCTGTCGGGAGTTCGCGGCGGGGTTCGAGGCGGAGTTCGTGGAGGCGTGAGGGGAGGGGTCCGAGGCATCGGGACGCGTGACGCGGGGCGCGAGACGCAGGCAAGAGGGGGACCGGCGTCCGGTGCCTTGCGATCAGCGCAATCTTCGGAGTTCCCGGTTTACAATGTGACCTACACGTTCGAATCCATTCCCGAGAGTCTGGCGAGCGGCTCGCATCGTCTGCATCCGATCTTCGTTCGGGCCACCGATCCGGTGGGAGAGGAGCGCGGGCTCTGTTGGTTTGAGTTTGACAAGGAGCTGTCGTCCGACGGGGCGCTCGTGGATCCCCTGATCGATCCGAACAGCGAGCTGTTCGGGATCCCCGACGACGACCAGGACGGTGTGTCCAACCTGGTCGAGCTGGCGATCGGGAGCGATCCGACGAATGCATCGGCCCGCCCCTCCGCCGATGAGATCAGGGCGAAAGGATTCGACGCGACGCCGCCGGAGACCACGATCACAAGCTGCACGGCAGCCTCTGGGGGTGGTCGGACTGTGGAGTTTTCATGCTCGGAGCTGTGCGCCGATGCGACCAAAGAAGGCGACCTGATCGGCTCATCGTCCCTGGCCGCGATGGCCCGGGACGACGCAAGGAACGCAGCTCAGGATGAGCTGCAGCATACGTCGCAACCGACGCTCGCCTGTGCGGTCACCGCCCAGATCGCCCAGTGCGGCTTCCGATGCAAAGTGGACGGCCCGTCAGGGGAAGGGAGAGTGGAGGTTTGCCGTAGCGGCTTCGTCGCAAAATCTTCGGGGGCCGGGAAATACACTTTCAGCGTGCGGGCTCTCGACGGCTTTGGGAATGCCGACACGACTCCGGCCACATGTGAGTGGAACGAACCATAATCCTCTCGCATCTTGGGGCTGAATGCCCCCATCTCCGGGCAAAAAAGTCCGAATTCGCGCCCTCCAAGGCCCCATCACACCCCTGAAAAGTGATTTGGCACACATTTGCTAGGAGGAAGGCTAAGTACATGAACGCATACCGTACAAGAACCAATGGGAGGGTTCTTTGCCCTCCTTCAGAAAGGGGTGAGTCATGAAATACATCCGTTCTCTTGGAACAATCGTTTTCGCCGGCTCGATCCTCGCGTGCGAAGTGAGCGGGACCGGGACCGGAACCACAGTATCGAAGGAACCGAGCGAGAATGAACAGACGGCTCAAGCCGTCGCCTCCGTTGCGGATACCACCCAGACTCTGAACGAAACGGTGGAGACGGTTCAGACCGTCACCGAACTGACCTCCACGGTGGAGAGCTTGAGCGAGACCGGCTCAACACTCCAATCGGCCTCCTCGGCCGGATCGGCGACCTCAACGACCTCCACCCTTGGCGGAATCCGCGGCGCTCCGGCGCGTGCCGATGCCGCGGCCACCGAAACGCCCGATTTCGGCAAGTGTGATGCGACCCCCACCGACGCCGCACCACTCCCGTGCCACTGCATCTACAAAACCCCCGAGAAATTCGGGCTGGACCAGGATGCCAAGTGCGCGGAACACGTCCCGGGCGCCGCCAAGGCCGTCGTGGCCACCGTGCGCATCAAGACTACCGACGAGGCCGACATCTACAAAATCACGATCAAGGCCGTTGTACCCGCCAAGGCCGACCTGCCGGCGGACGTCAAGAAGCATTGCGTCGTGGCGGGGACGGAGATGACCTGCTCGGCGGATACCGTTGTCGTGAAACGTTGCAAGGACGACGGAGTCACCTGCTTCTTTGTGCCCGCCCCGGCGATTCCCGAGGGCAGTGTGGTGTTCATCAACCGTCGATTCGAGCTTCCGGATGATTACAAGGCCCCGGAGGATTTCAAGGATCAGACCGCGGTCACCACATGGCTCAAGGCCATCCTTGAAGGCTGGAACACGGCGAAGAATGACGACGAGCGCCGCGCCTTCATCAAGCGCTTCCTGATCGTGGACAACGGCTGGGTCACCGAGATCAAGAGAGTTCAGTGCGAACCGGGAAATGAGAAACAGAAACCCGGCGAGCCGTGGTGCCCGGATTTCCGCCCGCCCGCGGAAGGGAAGGACGGCGCCCAAGCGCCGCATCCGGTAAAAGAGAGCGGAATGCGGTTCATCTCGCGGCAAGTGCCCCCGCCGGTCCTCCCCGGCGAGACGCCCTCCGCAGAGCCGGCCAATCTTGGCCACTACGAAGTGGATTTCCGGATGATCGATTTGAAATTCAGAATGCCGGGCGAGCAGCAGCCCCGCAAGACGCAGGCGTTTCGTGTTGCGCTGGAGAAGCCCGGCGAGGCATGCACACCGGTCGACCTCAAAGGCCAGCCTCTCTCCGGAGCGCCCAGCGGACGGCTGATCACCGCCACGCACGCGGCCATCGAGGCGCACGGCGGATACGAGAACGGCGGTCGAAAGGCGTGCCGTGCCGTGGAGAAAGTAAAACTCGAATCCGGCAAGGTCGTCACGCCGACGAGTTGGGTGAGCCAGGAGTTCGCGCGACTCCAGATTCTGCCGGTCCCGCCGCCCGACAAGGCCCCGGCGCGATATCCCGTAACGCGCGAGGAAAAAGGGAAGCACTACCTCGTGGTCGATCCGCCCGAGAAGGTGCAAAAAGAGCGCGAGGAGAAGGTCGGGACGGTTGCCGACAAGGATCGGCGGCCCGGCGCGGGTGGAACCACGGCCACGGGAACCGATACGAACCGACTCCGCGGAGTCGAGGATCGAGCGACGGGTGAAGGGGTCGCCGCGGTTGCCAAGGCCCAATCGGACCGGTGCCCCGGCCACGGCGAGGGAATCACCAACGTCACCATCAAGTTCAATGACGGCCGCATCGACGAGAGGGTCCATCGTTACCTGAAAGAAGAGGGCGTCTGCCAGCCCACTCCGCTCGACGAGGATGGAAATCCGATTCCTGTAGAGGAGGATGAGAAGGGGAATCTCAAGATTAAGATCAAGGACAAGAAAGGTCAGGACTTGGACGTGTCCGTCGAGAATCCCGAATCCCCATCGAAGACCATCAAGATCAGCGCCGGGTTCGTTTCAGGCTACATCAACCTCCACGAGGCGGACGAAAATGGCGTCATCGGCGAAGGGACACTGAACG
This genomic stretch from Nitrospirota bacterium harbors:
- a CDS encoding NAD(P)/FAD-dependent oxidoreductase, coding for MKSSIPSVVIVGAGFGGLWASGRLKSAALQVTILDRQNYHTFFPLLYQVAAAEIEPEEIAYPVRSIRQKTSHARFFVAEVRRIDLQARRILTDGPELPYDYLILAPGSVPHFFGVPGAADFAFPLRTMDDGIELRNHILSCFERAVPIGGIQPVAGRLGHPSAVREPDPAESRSLLTFAIVGGGPTGVEFAGALAELIHGPFRTDYPSIQDGDPHVLLLEAANGLLPGQPANLARYAADRLRSRGVAVRLGAVVSKIDERGVGLKDGSFVPSRTVVWTAGVSGPPALEQWGLPMAKGGRVAVRPTLQVPDHPEVYVVGDCAHVEHEGRPLPGVAPVAMQEGEWAAENIRRQIAGEDPVPFMYRDLGTMAVIGRNAAVARIGKRSFTGFTAWVMWLVVHLMRLIGFRNRLVVLSSWAWDYFFFDRVVRLILPSTHRRDSARAFKPGSPGGAQET